One Watersipora subatra chromosome 4, tzWatSuba1.1, whole genome shotgun sequence genomic window carries:
- the LOC137394322 gene encoding serine-rich adhesin for platelets-like, with translation MVFLKRFVLPYISGILEQLSTDGYSKIICSNNQLVLLDGNNGETLNLKQGWSEYKKSQVTSDSADGESATINMLCDKCNELAQELELLKLVSNQRHSQYAKELVRVEKEIKEKADCKLADESVEDMRKINKVLIAHIENLEEKLEQKTEEYELLSKLFASQACCLQHNDSLELLRKQTSSWRSKKLAQRRMSTNTDKIQTKDEGANTGCSQKSKKIGTGSQVTRPPVVQKATSYAAAPSHDAPSAQAEKKQTTTSDRSLPASLTNDQQSFLKLLQKVLNSEQTNESKPVAENTESSDSLGEAMRRLFEIYSTPSLASTTTSRHSVKSDASILEAIRALFATESSTHDLIKKNSYPPTPSNSADNLVRDRLSKDVKHSTSMRKVLEKLLNVGEEQTAPKPTSESKSSLWSLGEAMIKAFQEDLSSTDIQTRKDLNTSNESLSQAMHWLFDTLSQQSLPKQSNSDISQDTALDSSSSSLGSILLWGLAEPTPEDYKNIDVKAVNQAKQGKRKTLSQTPSISSVDCECHSGLDGRKEMKNPSFSSVSRMSSPDRDVDIAFPPLNKNLFSNKAVSGQHSSQAQTTTPFTFKTSTDMDSLVSDTTKSTANKTSLEENIKQATKKLSRPSRSSRKRTSYKCSHCGVVIQSRSVGQTEYRMNRHIRLHHRNQEDPWYM, from the exons ATGGTCTTCCTTAAAAGATTCGTTCTTCCATACATCAGCGGAATCCTTGAGCAACTGAGTACTGACGGTTATTCTAAAATCATCTGCAGCAACAATCAGCTGGTCCTACTTGATGGGAACAATGGAGAGACACTCAACCTCAA GCAGGGATGGAGTGAGTACAAGAAGTCTCAAGTCACCAGTGATTCAGCAGACGGGGAGAGCGCTACCATCAACATGCTGTGTGATAAGTGCAATGAACTCGCTCAAGAGCTGGAGCTTCTAAAGCTCGTCAG CAACCAAAGACACTCTCAGTATGCTAAGGAGTTGGTGAGGGTGGAGAAGGAAATCAAAGAAAAGGCTGACTGTAAACTAGCGGATGAATCTGTGGAAGATATGAGGAAGATTAACAAAGTACTCATTGCCCACATCGAG AATCTGGAGGAGAAGTTGGAGCAGAAGACAGAAGAGTACGAGTTGCTGAGCAAACTGTTTGCGAGTCAAGCCTGCTGCCTCCAACATAACGACTCACTTGAATTGCTCAGAAAGCAGACGAGTAGCTGGAGATCTAAGAAGCTGGCACAAAGGAGGATGTCGACCAACACCGATAAAATTCAA ACTAAAGATGAAGGAGCCAACACCGGATGTTCTCAAAAATCAAAGAAAATAGGCACTGGCAGTCAAGTAACAAGGCCTCCTGTGGTTCAGAAGGCCACCAGCTATGCTGCTGCTCCGTCCCATGATGCACCTAGTGCTCAAGCAGAAAAAAAGCAGACAACAACTTCAGACAGAT cTCTTCCTGCATCATTGACAAATGACCAGCAAAGTTTTCTCAAACTTTTACAAAAGGTTTTGAACTCTGAGCAAACCAACGAATCAAAGCCTGTCGCTGAAAACACAGAAAGTTCCGACTCTCTTGGTGAGGCGATGAGACGGCTTTTTGAGATCTATTCAACACCCAGCCTCGCTAGTACGACTACTAGCCGTCACTCTGTAAAAAGTGATGCGTCGATTCTAGAAGCTATCAGAGCTCTCTTCGCAACCGAGTCATCGACGCATGATCTGATAAAAAAGAACTCGTATCCTCCAACTCCGAGCAACAGCGCTGACAACCTAGTACGAGACAGGCTTTCGAAAGACGTTAAGCACTCAACGAGCATGAGAAAAGTGCTAGAAAAGTTGCTGAATGTTGGTGAGGAGCAGACTGCGCCAAAACCAACTTCTGAGAGCAAATCAAGTTTATGGTCGCTGGGTGAAGCAATGATCAAAGCATTTCAAGAAGATCTGTCAAGTACCGACATTCAAACAAGAAAAGACCTAAATACGAGCAATGAATCGCTTTCACAGGCGATGCATTGGCTCTTTGACACCCTCTCTCAACAGAGCTTGCCTAAACAATCTAATTCTGATATCAGTCAAGACACGGCGTTAGATTCCTCATCATCTAGCCTCGGCTCCATTCTATTGTGGGGCCTCGCAGAGCCTACTCCTGAAGATTATAAGAATATTGATGTTAAGGCTGTTAATCAGGCAAAGCAAGGCAAAAGAAAAACTCTATCGCAGACACCAAGCATTTCGTCTGTAGACTGTGAGTGCCATAGTGGGTTGGATGGCCGAAAAGAAATGAAGAATCCAAGCTTTTCCTCGGTTTCTCGAATGTCTTCACCAGATCGAGACGTTGACATCGCCTTCCCACCCTTAAACAAGAACTTGTTCAGCAACAAGGCTGTTTCTGGTCAACATTCATCCCAGGCTCAAACCACCACACCATTCACTTTT AAAACGAGCACGGATATGGACTCTCTTGTGTCTGACACGACAAAGTCAACAGCCAATAAAACGTCTTTAGAAGAAAATATCAAGCAGGCCACAAAGAAGCTATCTCGGCCATCTCGCAGTTCTCG AAAACGCACCTCATACAAGTGCTCACACTGTGGAGTTGTCATACAGAGCCGTAGTGTTGGACAAACGGAGTATCGTATGAACCGACACATAAGACTTCATCACAGGAATCAAGAAGACCCGTGGTACATGTAG